In Candidatus Palauibacter soopunensis, the sequence GCCCGAGCCTCCCTGCGGCATCGCGCGGTCGATCTCACGCATGCCGCCCTCGATGGTCGAGAGGAAGAGTTCCTCCTCCGCCCGCGTCGTCGAGAGGAGGTGCTCCCGCCGTGCCTCCAACTCGGGGAAGGTGGCCGACATGCGGTTCGCCACGACGCCGACGAGGTCGTGCAGGAGCGGGTCGCGCCGGCCCAGCAGCCAGTAGTGCCGGACCGCCCGGCGCAGGATCCGGCGCAGCACGTAGCCCCGCTTCTCGTTCGAGGGGAAGACGCCGTCGGCGAGCAGGAACGCCACGGCCCGCGCGTGATCCGCCAGCACGCGGAAGGCGACGCCGTCGTCCCAGTCCTCGGGCGCCCGCGAGTACTCGATCCCGAGCCCCTCCTCCGCCGCCTCGATGATCGGGAGGAAGAGGTCCGTGTGGTAGTTCGTCCCCACGCCCTGCAGCAGCGCGGCGATGCGCTCGAGTCCGGCGCCCGTGTCGATCGAGGGCGCGGGGAGCGGCGTGTCCGTCCCGTCCGGCGCGCGGTCGAACTGCATGAAGACGAGGTTCCAGAACTCGATGATCTGGTCCGCCTCGCCGGCCGCCTCGAACTGCGCGTCGGTGATGCGGTCGTCGCGCTCCGTCCGCAGGTCGTAGTGCAGTTCCGAGCAAGGGCCGCACGGACCCGTGTCGCCCATCTGCCAGAAGTTGTCCTTGTCCCCCATGCGCCGGAGGCGCGACTCCGGGATCGCCGTGCGCTCCAGCCACAGCTTGAAGGCGTCATCGTCGTCGTGGTGGACCGTGGCCCACAGGCGGCCGGGCTCCAGGCCGAGGTCCTCCGTCACCCACTCCCAGGCGAAGTCGATCGCGTCGCGCTTGAAGTAGTCGCCGAAGGAGAAGTTCCCGAGCATCTCGAAGAAGGTGTGGTGGCGCGCGGTCCGCCCCACTTCCTCGAGGTCGTTGTGCTTGCCGCTGACGCGGAGGCACTTCTGGGAGGTGACGGCGCGCGGGGGGCTCGGGCGCTCCGTCTCTCCCGTGAAGATGCCCTTGAACTGCACCATCCCGGCATTCGTGAACATGAGCGTCGGGTCATCCGCGGGGACGAGCGGGCCGCTGGGCCGGTGCTCGTGCCCCTGCCGCTCGAAGTAGGAGATGAAACTCTGCCGGAGTTCGTCCGCCTTCATCGTGTATCCGCCTCAGCCTGCCAGTTGACCTCGATCCAGGCACGAATGCTGCCCGGGGCGAACCCGCGCCGGGCCAGGTAGTCGAACAGCCGCCGACGCGCCTTCGACGGGTCCGCCCCGGTCAGCTTCCGCGCCCGCGCCGCCGCAACGCGCTCGAGCAGCGCCTCCTCCGTCGCGCCCTCGTCCGCCATCGCCTCGCGGATGCCGCGGTCCGCATCCTCCCGCGATACACCCCGGGCGAGAAGGTCGGACTGCATGCGACGGGTGCCACAGGGCCGGAGCCGGATGCGATCCCGCGCGAAGCTGGCGGCGAACTGCGCGTCGTCGAGATACCCCAGCGCCGCGAGACGTTCCAGTGCGTGTTGAATCGCGGCCTCGTCGATCCGGTCCCGCCACAGCCGGCGTTCCACTTCCCGGCGACTCCTCGGGCGCACGGAAAGGTAGCGCAGCCCGACGGACATCGCTTCGGCGCGCCCGCCCGCCGCGTGGACCGCGTCCAGTTCCGCGGATCCGAGCCGGAGCCCGACTTCGAGCCGAAGTCGATGCACATCTTCGTCCGGAAGCCGGCAGAGGGAAGCGCCGTCCAACTGGACTTCGGTCCAGCCGGAGCGGCGCTTGACCGGAACGAGGCCGGTGATTTCCCCGGTGGTGCCGGGGTCGGGGCCGGAATTCAGCGCCGGGCGGCCTGCTGCGAGGGCGGCCGGGAGTTCTTCGACTCTTTCGCGCCCGCTTCCGCCTCGGCCGCCTCGGCCTCGGCCGCGTCCGGCTTCGGAATCGTCATCCCGAGTTCGTCGCGGATCCGGGCCTCGATCTCCTCGGCGATGTCCGGATTCTCGCGCAGGAAGGTCTTCGAGTTCTCGCGCCCCTGCCCGAGCCGGACATCGCCGCCGTACGAGTACCAGGCGCCCGCGCGGCTCACGATGCCGATGCTCTCGCCCATGTCCACGAGCAGACCCTCCCGGCTTACACCCTCGTTGAACATGATGTCGAACTCGGCCTGCTTGAACGGCGGCGCGCACTTGTTCTTGACGACCTTCACGCGGGTCCGGCTCCCGACCAGGTTGTTCCCCTCCTTGATGGAGGCGATGCGGCGGATGTCGAGCCGGAGCGAGGAGTAGAACTTCAGCGCCCGGCCACCCGTCGTGGTCTCGGGGTTCCCGTACATGACGCCGATCTTCTCGCGAATCTGGTTCGTGAAGATGACGGCGGTGTTCGAGCGCCCGATCGCGCCGGTGAGCTTGCGGAGCGCCTGGGACATCAGCCGCGCCTGCAGGCCGACGTGGGAGTCGCCCATCTCGCCTTCGATCTCGGCCCGCGGCACGAGCGCGGCCACCGAGTCCACCACGATGACGTCGAGCGCGCCGGAGCGGACGAGCACCTCGGCGATCTCGAGCGCCTGCTCGCCCGTGTCGGGCTGCGACACGAGCAGGTTTTCGACATCGACGCCCAGCTTCTGCGCGTATCCCACGTCGAGCGCGTGCTCGGCGTCGATGAACGCCGCGACGCCGCCGTCCTTCTGCGCGTTCGCGATGACGTGGAGGGTGAGGGTGGTCTTGCCCGACGATTCGGGACCGAAGATCTCGGTCACGCGCGACCTCGGGATGCCGCCGATCCCGGTGCTGTGGTCCAGGTTGATCGCCCCCGTCGAAATGGCGGGGATCCGCACCCGCGCCCCCTCGGTTCCGAGCCGCATGATGGCTCCCTTGCCGTGGGCCCGTTCGATCTGGTTGAGGGCCACGGACAACGCCTTCTTCTGTTCCCGATCCATCTCCACACCCATGTCACGCTCTCCCGATTTCCGAGGGGTCCGCAGGGCCGATGACGGGGATTCGATCACCCGCCGCGGCGGACGTTGACAATACCACGCCGAACGACCTTTCGCAATTTCTTCGGTTTTTGCCCCGAAGCGCGAATTCCGGCCGTCCAACATCAGGATGGAGCGAGGTCTCAACGGGGGTTCAACCGCCCTCGGGACGAGAGATAGTGGGCGGGCTCGCTTGGGGGCGGCGGGGGTGGGTCAGGCGGGGGGGGTGAGGTCGATTCCGCAGGTGGGGCAGAAGGCTTCGTCGCCGGTCAGCGAGGCGGCGCATTCGGGGCATGGGCGGGGGGATGCCGCGGGCTCCGGGGGCTCGGGGGCGGAAGCCTTCGCCGGTCCCGTGGCGGCGGCGTTTCCGGCAGCGGCGTCGCGGGCGTCGATGGCGGCGCGCTCGAGACGGGCTCGCGTGGCCTGGTACTCATCTTCGCCGAGCTTGCCGGTGCGGTACTCGAGTTCGAGGTCGCGCAGCGCCTCGATGGCGGCGTCGCGGCGTTCGGCGGCGCCCAGCGACGCGCCGGTGTCCTCGCCCGCGCGGATCGCGGCCCAGATGATCGTGGCCAGCAGCACCGCGAGAATGCTCCCGAAGAGGATGAATCCGGTCACTCGTTCACCGCCTGTCGCGCATGTCCCTCCCGTCGCGCCGCGGCGAGGTCGAGGGCGCGCGCCGCCGCTCCCGCCGCGTCCTCGGCCGTCTCGTCGACCACGCCGTCGGGCAGCGAGCACGCGAGTCCGATCACGGGGACGCCGAACTTCCGGCAGAAGGCCGCTTCGCTGAGCGTGCCCCATTCGCCGGCGATCGCGACCACGGCCTCCGACGCCCGCGCCACGACGACGTTCCGTGCTTCGCCGAGTCCGGTCGGGATCGGGATCGTGACCCCGTCCGCCGCGGCCCGCGCGTCGCCGCCGGGCAGAATCCCGACCACGGTCCCCCCTTCCGAGGCGGCTCCGTCCGCCGCCGCGCGCATGACGCCGCCCATCCCGCCGCAGACGACGATGGCCCCGGCGCGGGCGAGGGCCGCTCCCACGGCGTGGGCCAGGCCCGCCTCCGCCGGCGCCGCGTCTCCCGAGCCGATGACGCCGATCCGCAGCGGCCGCACCGTCATCGCTCCAGTTGCAGGGTGACGGGACCGTCGTTGACCAACTCCACCTCCATCATCGCGCCGAACTCCCCCTCCGCGACCTCGCCGCCCTTCCGGCACAGCTCCACGAAACGGTCGTAGAGCGCCCGGGCCTCGTCGGGCCGCGCCGCCCCCGTGAAGGAGGGGCGCCGGCCTTTCCTCGCGTCCCCGTACAGCGTGAACTGCGACACCACGAGTAGCGCTCCCCCGATGTCCCGCGCGGAGCGGTTCATGCGGCCCTCGGCGTCCGCGAACAGACGCAGGTCCCAGAGCTTGTCCGCCATCCAGGCCATCGTCGCCTCGGAGTCGTCCGGCGCGAAACCCGCCAGGACGACGAGCCCGGGGCCGATCGCCCCGACGACCTCGCCTCCGACCCGGACGCGGGCCTGGCTGACTCGCTGAATCACGACTCGCAATTGCGCCGTCCCGTTCCCGACCCCGGCCGTTCGCGGCGGGCCGGTTTTGCACAGCACACCAAAAGCGGTGAACGACGAAAAGATGCGACAGCACTCGGTCGAGGGCGACTCCGCCTGCGATCGAACTTCCGGCCGATTTCAAAATCCACGTTTTTTGGACAGGATATCCACAATTTATGGACATCATTTTTTTGAAAAAACATGAGCCCCGACTGCAGCGACGAAACTCCCTCGCGCACGGCTTGACCCGCGAGCCGGAAGACGGATCCGAAGGAGCATGCGACGGGGAGATCCCGGTGGACGTTCGCCCATCGATCGTTCCGGGCTAGGCAGCCGTCCGCGCGACCCCCACGAGGAACGCTCCACCGGGAAGTCCGGAGATCGAGGACGGGACGGATCGTATGGGTAGATGCACTCAGCCCCTGGCCACCCGAAGGTGTCAGGGGCTGAGCGAGGAGGCTTGTTTACGGCCAACTACCGCCCGGTCCTGGTAGCTTGCGCGGTCTTCCAGAACCTCGCCGCGAGCCTGGTACCGTCTGCCGACCAGCTGTGCTCGATCCCTCTTCCCTCGGTCGCCTCGTTCCGTCGCCGGAACTCCGCTCCCTCAGGCCCGGGACTCGCGCCCCGGTTTCGCGATCTCGCGTCGGGCAACTCGCGGTGCGGTCATCGGCCTCGACCTCCGGTCGGTCGGTGCCGCCTCCCTTAGCACGCCTTGATTCTAAAAAGATCTTTTTGGGTCGTCAACCTCGAACACGCCGCAGTCGTATTTTTTTCAAAAATTCATCCATCGAACCGCCATTCCCTGCAGCGATCCGCGCGACAAAATCGGATTTTGGTCAGGTGCCGTGCCAGAGGTCGGTGGGGGTGGCGTCGAGGCGGGCGCCAGACTGCTCGACGTGGGAGAGGAGGCGGTTGAGGAGGGCTTCTCCGGGGAGGGTGCGGCGGAGGCCGGCGACGGTGGCGACGATGACGAGGCGCTCGCGGGCGCGGGAGAGGGCGACGTTGAGGAGGCGGGGGAAGTCGCGGTTGCGGCGCTCGTCGAGGAACCAGCTGCGGCCGGGGGGTGCGTCCACGGTGTCGATGATGACGAGGCGCTTCTCCCGTCCCTGGAAGCGGTGGATCGTGCTCACCTCGAGGTTGGCGGGGGCGGCGCGGCCGAGGCGGCGGCGGATGAGGTCGTTCAGGTGGCGGGTCTGGGCGCGGTAGGGGGAGACCACGGCGATGTCATCGATCCCGTCGCGGGCCGCGGCGCCCACGAAGTCCGCCACGGTCTCGGCGTGGGTCCGGTTGCGGCGCGAGCCGTCCACGCGTTCGACGCGGGGCTCGAGGCCGCTGGTGTCGAGCACGGTGAGGGCGGCCGGCCGGGTTGCGCGCTCGGCGACGTCTGCCGCGCGCTCGGCGATCTCCGGGGCGTCCCTGAGGCGTCCGCCGTAGAAGAACCCGCTCACCAACTCGCGAATGTCGGGCGCCATCCGGTACTGGAGGTCGAGCATGGCGCACAGCCCGTCGTTCGGGGAGGGGAGCGCGGCCCCCGCCTCGGGGTCGCCCCCGGCCTCGGCGCCGGCCCCTGCCCCGCCCACGACGCCGGCTTCGCGGAACAGGTCCGTGCGCAGCCAGCGGGCCGCGGCCGGGGCGGTACTCGACACGACGGGGGGAAGCTGCTGGAAGTCGCCGACGGCGATGGCGGGGCCCGCGACCCGGGAGGCGGCGAGCGCCACGTAGGGGAGCGGCGCGGTGCTCGCCTCGTCGATGAGGAGGGATTCGAACCTCAGCTCGCGGAGTTCCTCCCGGATCGAGAGCCGGGCGAAGGTGGTGAGGACGATGTCCGCCTCCTCCAGCACGGCCTCGGCCTGGCGGGCGATCTCGAGCATGACGCGGCCGAGGGCGCGGGCGGATTCCGCGTTCCCGCGGGAACGCGCGAGCGAGAGGAGGCGTCCGGCGCGGGCGTAGGGATTGAGGGCCGGGGGACGACCTTCTCGGCTCCCTGACGGCGGGTGGGCACCGAGCTGCTCCTCGTGCTCGGCGAGCGTGCGGTCCACGCCGCCGGCGCCGCCGTCGATCCGCCGCGCCAGTGCCGCGCCCAGGTCGATGCGCGTGTCGGGCGCGGCGCCGAGGTCGAACCCGACGCGGATGATTCGGTCGCGGTCGAGGAGGGCCGGGTCGGCGATGGCGGCGAGGCGGCGCGCGATCTCGTCCACGGCTCCGTTGGTCGTCGCCGCGACGAGCACCCTGCCGCGGAGCGCGAGTTCCAGCGCCGCGCGCGCCACGAGGCGGGACTTGCCGGTCCCCGGCGGGCCCCAGACGAGCTGGGCGCTGCTCCCGAGCACCCGTTCCAGGGCGTCGAGTTGCGGCCCGTTGAGGTCGGCGGAGGAGTCGAGGCGCGGAGACTCGCGGCCGAGGCGCGGGGGCAGGCGTCCGAAGGCCCCGAGCACGGTGTCCGGGAAGTATTCCTCCGGATCCTGCCCCACCTCGGCCAGCCGCGTGGAGAGTTCCCGCAGGAGCCACGTGGGATCGAACTCGAGTTCGGCGCCGTCGAGGCGTTCGCCGAGCCAGTCCGGGCTCACGGCCTGCAGGAGCCCGAGCGTGCGGTCGAAACGGTGGACGACGCCGAGCGCCTCGCGGCCGGCGGCGTGGATGCGCACGCGGTCGTCGGCGCGGATGTCGTATGTTCCCCCCGCGATCTGGAAGGCGTAGCGGTAGCCGGTGCCCGCCTCTCCGCGCAGGCGTCCGGAGAGCGCCGGAATCGGCCGGTCCAGGCGGCGGCGGGAGAGGTCGGCCGCGACCGCCTCGATCTCCTCCTCGATCGCGCCGCGGAGATCCGCCAACAGAATCCACAGCGACTCGCGGGAGCCCTCGCGGGAGTCAGGAGCTTGCATGCCGGACCATACGGACTGGAGCGGGGAGACGCTGCGCGCGGCGCTGGGGCGCGCGGCGGACTGGACCGTCGACTACCGGAAGCGGGTCGAGGAACGGCCCGTCCTCCCCGACGTCGCGCCGGGCGACGTGCGCCGCGCGCTGGCCAAGGCGCCGCCGCGCGCCCCCGAACCGTTCGAGCGCGTGCTGGCCGACTTCGACGAGCACATCGTCTCCGGTCTCACGCACTGGAATCATCCGGGTTTCCTCGCCTATTTCTCGAGTTCCACGCGGGGGCCGAGCATCGCGGCGGAACTCCTCGTCGCCGCCGTCGGCGTGAACGCAATGTTGTGGCGAACCTCCCCCGCCGCGACCGAGGTCGAGCGCACCGCGGTGGACTGGCTGCGGCAGGCCGTCGGCCTCCCGGACACCTTCTCCGGGCTGATCTTCGACACGGCGTCGACCGCCACCTTCACGGCGCTCCTGGCCGCCCGCGAGGGCGCCGGGGACGGGGTTCGGGACGACGGCCTGCCCGGGGGGCCGGCCCTCGCCGTCTACACCAGCGAACAGTCCCACTCCTCGGTGGAGAAGTCCGCCATCGCCGCCGGACTCGGCCGCGCGTCCGTCCGGCGCATCGAGACCGACGACGCCTTCCGCATGCGCCCGGAGGCGCTGGAGGCGGCCATCGTCGCCGACCTCGAGAACGGGATTCGGCCGGCCATGGTGTGCGCGACGATCGGCACGACCTCGACGGCGAGCGTCGATCCCGTCGCGGAGGTGGCGGCGATCGCGCGCCGGCACGGGGTCTGGCTCCACGTGGACGCGGCCTACGCGGGGCCGGCGGCCATGGTCTCCGGGCAGCGGGCGCACTTTCGCGGCTGGGAGGCGGCGGATTCCATCGTCCTCAACCCCCACAAGTGGATGGGGACCTCGCTTGACTGTTCGGTGCTCCTGTACCGGGACGTGGCCCCCTTCCGGGCGTCGCTCGCGCTGACTCCGACCTACCTCGAGTCGGAGGACGACGAGACGGACCTCATGGACATCGGCCTCGCGCTCGGCCGCCGCTTCCGCGGGCTCAAGCTGTGGATGCTGTTCCGGTGCGTGGGGACGGACGGGCTGGCCGGGACGATGCGCCGGCACATCGCGATGGCCGAGGCGGCCGCGGACCGGCTCGTGGAGGGCGGCGTGTTCGAACTCGCAGCGCCGGTCTCCTTCAGCACCGTCTGCTTCCGGGCCGCGCGGGAGGGGGACCCGGCGGGCGAGGGGCGGTGGAACCGCGACATCCTCGCCCGGGTTAATGCGGGTGGACGCTCGTTTCTCTCGCACACCGAACTCGACGGGCGTTATACTGTACGGTTGTCCGTCGGGAGCGTTCACACGGAGGAGCGCCACCTCGACGACGCGCTCGAGGCGCTCCATCGGGCCGCCGCCGACCTCTCACCGGGAGAACCGGGTTGAACGCCAGATTTCGTTTCGGACCCTTCGGATCCAGCTTCGGATCCTTCGCAGCCGTTGCCGGCCTGCTCTGCGGCAGCGTCGTCGCGGCAGGCTGCGCAACCGAGGCCGAGGCCGGGGGCACGCAGGAGCGCTCCTTCGTGCCGCCGGATGCCCAGGTGGCCCGCGAGCGCGCGGACCGCAACCGCATCAAGGGGGAAGAGGGCGCGCCGGTGCGCGTGGTTGAGATCTCCGACTTCCAGTGCCCCTACTGCCGGCAGTTCCACGAGCAGACGCTGACTAAGATCGACAGCGCCTACATCTCCGAGGGCAAGGTCAGCTACCTGTGGATCGCCTACGCGAATCCGGGACACCAGGAGGCCTTCGTGTCGACGGAGGCGGCCTACTGCGCGGGGGCCGCGGGCAAGTTCTGGCCGATGCACGACATCCTGTTCGAGCGCCAGGACGAGTGGAGCGGCGCGGCGGACCCCTATGCGCTGTTCGTCGGGTACGCGGAGGAGATCGACATCGACCCCGAGTCGTTCGGCTCCTGCGTCCGGAACAGCACGCTCGCCCCGCTCGTGCTCCGCGACTACACGAGCGTCACGCAGGCCGGGATCTCGAGCACACCCTACTTCATCCTGGGCGACAGCGTGGCCCTCCGAGGCGCCGCCGATTTCGACACCTTCTCCTCGGCCATCGACACGCTGCTCATCCTGAGGGGCGGCGGCACCCAGCCGTAGTCAGGCCTCACGCCGCCAACGGCCGGGTGTCGTACTGTCCCCAGAGGACCCAGAGGGCCCAGTCGAGGTCGAGGGGATCGCCCAGCCAGCGGCTCGTCGCCGTCCAGGGGTCGATGCCCTTCTGCCGGTGCCAGTTCCGGAGCCCCGCATCGGCGGTTCGGGGCGCCCTGACGTCCTCGCGTGCCGGAGGCACGGCCGGTACCACGCAACCGGTCGGGTCGCGGAAGCGTGCCGCGCCCGGCGCCGCGCCCGCTTGCTCCATCTCCACGCGCCAGCCGCCCTCGTGCACGGCCTTGTGATGGAACCGGCACAGGAGGATCAGGTTGTCGAGCTTCGTCTCGCCCCCCTCGGACCAGGGGATGGCGTGATGCGCCTGCGTGTAGCGCGAGCCGCAGCCCGGGAAGCGGCAGCCCCCGTCCCTGACGTCGAGCGCCTTGCGGAGCCGCCATCCGACGGTCCGCTGGCGGCGGCCCACGTCCAGCACCGAGCCGGCCGGCGCGCGCTTCACTTCAACGGTTTCGGCGTCGCAGATCAGTCGCCTGGACGTTCCCACGGGAACGTGTGAGCCGTCCTCCGTGGCCAGGATTTCGGAGCCGCCGGCCACGGTGTGGACCACCAGTTGGACCTTCGCCTCGGCGCGACCCCCGAGCCAGGCCCCGAGCGCGTCGTGGCGCCGCTCCCCCTGGGTTGGCCGGGGCGCGAGGGTTGGCCGGGGCGCGGGCGCCGCCGGGTCCGGCTCCCCCATGGCGGTATCGGCCGCCAGCTTCATGGCGCGCTCCTGTCGGTGCAGTTCGTCGCCGGCCGCATCCAGCGTCTCGACGAGCAGGGCGCCCACCTCGGGCAGGAGCAGGCCCCGGACCTCGTACATGCCGTCAGCCGTCAGCCGGACCGTCAGGTGGCGGCGATCCGTCAGCTCCGCCAGCTCCGGCGTCCCGTCCCGCGCCGCGAAGGCGGCCTCCGCGCTTCTCCACGCCTGCACAAGACGCTCCACCTGGCTCGCCGTGTGGTAGAGGGCGAACTCGACCAGCTGCGCCTCGTTCTCGGGCGTGGCCATGCGCGTCAGCGCCCGGACCTTCGACCAGGAGAGCCGTCCCTTCTCCATCTCGGCGGAGGTCAGGGGCAGGTCGGCGAGGCGGCGGGCCGCCCGCAGCCGCTCGCGGGCCGCGCCGAGGGAGATCCCGGCCCGCCAGTTCAGCCAGTGGGCGCAGGAGCGCCACCCGCTCCAGAGTTCCTCCTCGTCGTAGCGGCGCAGCAGTGTCAGGAGCCGGTACTGGGCGGCGTCGATGTGGGCGCAGAGTTCGGCGATCTCGTCGCCGACGGGGTCGCGGTACGAGACAGCGGGGGGCGAGGCAGCAGGGATCGAGATGGCAGAGGTCGGGGCGGCAGGGTTCGGGGCGGCAGGGGCGTCGGGCGTGTCGTGCATGGCGTTCTCATCCGAATCTCAGGGTTCCAAGGGGGTACGCACTCATACCCCGATCTTCGGTAAATGTTCGGTTTCCATCTCAACGTGATCTCAACGCCGGACCTCGACACGTTTCTCATCGATGCGGTCGAGCTTGCTGCTGTTGTCCTTCGTGATGCTAATGAGCTGCTGGTACTGATCTTCCGTCACGTCGATCTTCCCTTCCTCCCGTTCCCTCGGCCTGGGGGCCGTGCCCTTCGCGATGCGGATATCTGAGGATACGGAGTGCTCAACGCGAGGCCAACCCAGCCACTTATGGAACTGGCGGGGTCTCGGGGCGGGGGCGGGAGGAGCCGCCGAAGCCGAGTTGGAGGGCGGTCGTGAAGCGGGGGCCCATGGGGGAGTGGTTGACGGAGCCGGACCACGTGAGGAGGTGGTTGCCGGGGATCCGGATGCCGTAGCCTCCGCGGACGTCGACGGCCCATGGGTCGCGGGCGCGGGCGCGGGGGGCGAGTGCGGCGCCGGGTGCAGTGCCGGCGGCAGCCGGGGCGACAGGGGACGACGCGGCGGCCGGGGCGGCGGCGTAGCGGCTGTAGACCTGGTCCTGCCAGAGGGCGCCGCCGCCGCCGGTGGCGAGGTCGCCCCAGCGGGGGGAGACGGAGAGGGACGGGCCGGTGCCGCCCTGGCTGCCGAGGCTGAGGGTGGCGCTGAAGCCCTGCTCCTCGTAGCCGGAGGCGGAGTGGACGGCGAGCATGCGGCCCTGGGCGTCGATGCGCAGGAAGCCGGCCTGGGCCTTGAGGCCGCCGACGAGTTCGAGGCCGGTGCCGGGCTGGCCGGCGCCGCCGTCGCGGCGGACGTGGGCTTCGCCGAAGGGGTTGAGGGTGAGGCCGCCGAGCCGGATCTGCTGGGACAGCTCGGCGCCGAGGCGCACCTGGTCCACGGCGGCGGTCTGGCCGTCGAGGGTTTCGCTGCCGGTCTCGGTCTGGAGTTCGGCCCAGCCGGCGTCGGCGCGCAGGGCGAGTGAGAAGCCGCCGCCCGCGGCGAGGCGCCGGCGCAGCTCGACGAGGCCCATGCGCAGGCCGAGGTCGCTCGTCTCCGCGAGTCCGTTTTCGTGGCGCACGTTGTCCGCGTCGCCGCGGCCGGCGCCGGCCATGGCCCAGATCGAGGTCGCGCCGCTGTTCCACTGCAGGTACGGGTGGACGGCCACGAGCCGGGTCTGGAGCGCGCCGCTCGTCGCGCCGGTGCTCCAGTCGCCGGTGCCCTCGCTGCGCGCGACCGCCACGCCGAGCATGAACCGGCTGCCGAGCCACGTGTCCGCGCCGACGTAGCCGGTCTTGAGCTCGCCGTCGTAGCTGTCGCCGTCGGAGGGGGCGCCGCGGAAGGTCTGGACGTCGCCCTGGCCCCAGAGCTGGAAGCGCAGGCCGCCACCGCCGCCGGCGTCCTGGCCGCCTCCACCGACGTCGAACCCGAACTGGAACTCGGAGCCGCGAAGCGGGTCGCGTCCGCCCTCGAAGCGGGTGAGGTCGCCGACGAGGTCGCCGAAGCGGAAGAGATCGCCGAGGGTCATGTCGCTGCCGGCGGCGCGACGGCCGGCCGAGTCCGGCATGCTGCCGCCGGCGACCCCGCTTGCCTGCGACATGGCGCGGGAGGTGATGCCGGAGAGCCAGCCCCGCCACCGCTGCTCGGCGGCGGACTTCGCCTCGTTCAGGCTGAGCGGTACGTCGCGGCCCATCAGCGAGAGGCGCGAGGCGTCCGAGCGGCTCGCCATCGGGCGCCGGCCGAGCGTCATGCGGGCGCTCGCCAGATGCGACCGGGCCATGCCCGCCAGGGCATGCGACACCATGCCGCGCGCCGCCCCGTCCGACACGCTGACCGCCACGGCCTGCGTGGCCGTGAGGCCGCCCGCGTCCCTGGCCGCGATCACGACCACGACCCTGCCGTAGCCCGTGGGCACGAGCGTGAGCACGCTGCCGGCGACCGTGGCGCGCACGACCGAGGAGTCGGACGACACCGTGCCGAACGCGAGCACGTCCCCGTCCGCGTCCAGGAAGAACGGCGACAGTTCGATGCGGGCGGGATCCCCGCCCTCCTCGAGCGACTG encodes:
- a CDS encoding DUF222 domain-containing protein codes for the protein MHDTPDAPAAPNPAAPTSAISIPAASPPAVSYRDPVGDEIAELCAHIDAAQYRLLTLLRRYDEEELWSGWRSCAHWLNWRAGISLGAARERLRAARRLADLPLTSAEMEKGRLSWSKVRALTRMATPENEAQLVEFALYHTASQVERLVQAWRSAEAAFAARDGTPELAELTDRRHLTVRLTADGMYEVRGLLLPEVGALLVETLDAAGDELHRQERAMKLAADTAMGEPDPAAPAPRPTLAPRPTQGERRHDALGAWLGGRAEAKVQLVVHTVAGGSEILATEDGSHVPVGTSRRLICDAETVEVKRAPAGSVLDVGRRQRTVGWRLRKALDVRDGGCRFPGCGSRYTQAHHAIPWSEGGETKLDNLILLCRFHHKAVHEGGWRVEMEQAGAAPGAARFRDPTGCVVPAVPPAREDVRAPRTADAGLRNWHRQKGIDPWTATSRWLGDPLDLDWALWVLWGQYDTRPLAA
- a CDS encoding autotransporter domain-containing protein, whose protein sequence is MAVKVTVTVLPTNDAPMPVGTIPAQSLEEGGDPARIELSPFFLDADGDVLAFGTVSSDSSVVRATVAGSVLTLVPTGYGRVVVVIAARDAGGLTATQAVAVSVSDGAARGMVSHALAGMARSHLASARMTLGRRPMASRSDASRLSLMGRDVPLSLNEAKSAAEQRWRGWLSGITSRAMSQASGVAGGSMPDSAGRRAAGSDMTLGDLFRFGDLVGDLTRFEGGRDPLRGSEFQFGFDVGGGGQDAGGGGGLRFQLWGQGDVQTFRGAPSDGDSYDGELKTGYVGADTWLGSRFMLGVAVARSEGTGDWSTGATSGALQTRLVAVHPYLQWNSGATSIWAMAGAGRGDADNVRHENGLAETSDLGLRMGLVELRRRLAAGGGFSLALRADAGWAELQTETGSETLDGQTAAVDQVRLGAELSQQIRLGGLTLNPFGEAHVRRDGGAGQPGTGLELVGGLKAQAGFLRIDAQGRMLAVHSASGYEEQGFSATLSLGSQGGTGPSLSVSPRWGDLATGGGGALWQDQVYSRYAAAPAAASSPVAPAAAGTAPGAALAPRARARDPWAVDVRGGYGIRIPGNHLLTWSGSVNHSPMGPRFTTALQLGFGGSSRPRPETPPVP